One segment of bacterium DNA contains the following:
- a CDS encoding HU family DNA-binding protein, with product MRRELLIETISQKFGSVYPKVDIEKMIDIFLDTIVEILIRDKRVEIRRFGTFELRKRPGRVAKAPKSGKDYSLPDRYVPFFKPSKILKKELLEKVKVGT from the coding sequence ATGAGAAGAGAGCTTTTGATCGAAACGATCTCCCAGAAATTCGGTTCAGTATACCCGAAGGTTGATATTGAAAAGATGATCGATATTTTTCTTGATACAATCGTCGAGATCTTGATCAGGGACAAGCGCGTTGAAATAAGAAGATTCGGCACTTTTGAACTGAGGAAAAGACCGGGCCGCGTGGCCAAGGCTCCGAAATCCGGCAAGGATTACTCACTGCCGGACCGCTATGTACCGTTTTTCAAACCATCCAAGATCCTGAAAAAAGAACTGCTCGAAAAAGTAAAGGTAGGGACATAA
- a CDS encoding flippase, with amino-acid sequence MQGLSLLPVLTFLTFWCFVLYFDVKKVPKNAIFLFTSDALSHVLGFVATIYIARLIGVEGFGMVSFSLAFLNYALLFGNPGLTTLGTREIARNKQNKSIIENITSTRIVLTVVIFILMALGVLVIPGNATVKSLVLVYSLTLFPFALYLEFVFQGREEMEFVGIARFIQYASYLVLLFLLLKPSGTILTIPLCFFLSYVAAAAFFTYAFIRKYRAARFSFSMENARSLVIAAVPVGLATILYQVALNLPPVMLGFNAGQREVGYFASAYKIIVMLLIIERVFYYVFFPIASRQYQQAKDKLNDTFTAFIKFLSALTIPLTAGGIALAPRIIGLVYGADFTDTTPALRILLLYFMISPINTVLGYGLIAMEKEKVFLKNIGITAFICVVLVFAGSYYAGSPGVAAALFIAECVGLVLMTNEVRKTIILSPLRQVWRQVASALVMMVVLIPLIIFFCRLNLVLLIVIGIIAYLIALYFFKGFTALELRTIAGLFREKIDPNAPVLAPDTPLNNDMK; translated from the coding sequence ATGCAAGGTTTGAGCCTCCTGCCCGTTCTGACCTTCTTGACCTTTTGGTGTTTTGTGCTATACTTCGACGTGAAAAAGGTGCCAAAAAACGCCATTTTTCTCTTCACTAGCGACGCCCTGAGCCATGTTCTCGGTTTCGTCGCCACCATTTATATAGCGCGTCTTATCGGGGTCGAGGGCTTCGGTATGGTCAGTTTCAGTCTGGCTTTTCTGAACTATGCCCTCTTGTTCGGGAACCCTGGTTTGACCACCCTGGGCACGCGGGAGATCGCCAGGAATAAACAAAACAAGTCCATTATCGAGAATATAACCAGCACGCGGATCGTCCTCACGGTGGTCATCTTTATCCTGATGGCGCTCGGTGTTCTCGTGATCCCGGGCAATGCGACCGTAAAAAGCCTGGTGCTGGTTTACTCGCTGACCTTGTTCCCGTTCGCCCTGTACCTTGAATTCGTATTCCAGGGCCGTGAAGAAATGGAGTTCGTGGGCATCGCCCGGTTCATACAGTACGCTTCGTACCTTGTATTGCTATTCCTCCTGCTGAAGCCGTCCGGTACCATCCTCACGATACCGCTCTGTTTTTTCCTCAGCTACGTGGCGGCGGCGGCATTCTTCACGTATGCTTTCATCCGTAAATACCGAGCCGCGAGGTTTTCATTCAGCATGGAAAACGCCCGTTCACTGGTGATCGCGGCAGTCCCGGTGGGCCTGGCGACCATCCTATACCAGGTCGCGCTCAACCTGCCGCCAGTCATGCTGGGTTTCAATGCCGGTCAGCGTGAGGTCGGGTATTTCGCGTCCGCCTACAAGATAATCGTCATGTTGCTGATCATCGAGCGGGTATTTTACTACGTTTTCTTCCCCATCGCGTCCCGGCAATACCAGCAGGCAAAGGATAAACTAAATGACACGTTCACCGCATTCATAAAATTCCTGTCAGCGTTGACGATCCCGCTGACCGCCGGCGGTATCGCGCTGGCACCCAGGATAATCGGCCTTGTCTATGGCGCTGATTTTACCGACACCACACCGGCTCTCAGGATCCTGCTGCTTTATTTCATGATCTCGCCCATCAACACGGTATTGGGTTATGGCTTGATCGCGATGGAAAAAGAAAAGGTTTTTTTAAAGAACATAGGCATAACCGCTTTTATCTGCGTCGTGCTGGTTTTCGCGGGTTCATATTATGCCGGCAGTCCGGGCGTGGCCGCCGCCCTGTTCATCGCCGAGTGCGTCGGTCTTGTGCTGATGACGAACGAGGTCAGGAAAACGATCATCCTGAGCCCTCTCAGGCAGGTCTGGCGCCAGGTCGCTTCAGCCCTGGTTATGATGGTCGTGCTCATACCGCTTATAATTTTTTTCTGCCGCCTTAACCTGGTACTATTGATTGTGATCGGTATTATTGCGTATTTAATAGCGCTGTATTTCTTTAAAGGGTTCACCGCCCTGGAGCTCAGGACAATTGCCGGCCTGTTCAGGGAAAAAATAGACCCCAATGCTCCAGTATTGGCTCCGGATACTCCATTGAACAACGACATGAAATAG
- a CDS encoding acyltransferase family protein, translating to MHFRHSRILYTMPDQKKRFHFIDLLKAYAVLMMIQGHTLDAVLNPADKLTGLYQFLHMLRGLTAPAFLLAAGFGMAFSSWRKKDLPIADLLKQRVFRILPILLIGYFLHVPYFSAFRIIVGLTGDEWQRFLQCDILQTIGYTVIGMQLIFMLVKSTRLRALLSLAAAAAILAFTPVAQALRSLPLPLVQLVSSARGSPFPLFPFAAYLFAGVFLGYLFLWLGEKARPFLILGCFCFIGAALFAASFTNAAPHIKLFMFRTGILLILCSVFLLFEKNVHPVVEFFTTLGQESLVIYYIHIMVVYGSAINKGFVNYLGTHLNTLQSVIAALALTAVMILLGLGWSYIKEKDREFSRLIRNALAASVLLVFLANP from the coding sequence TTGCATTTTCGACACAGCCGGATATTATATACTATGCCGGACCAGAAAAAACGATTTCATTTCATCGATCTCCTCAAGGCGTACGCCGTGCTCATGATGATCCAGGGTCACACCCTGGACGCGGTACTGAACCCGGCGGACAAGTTAACCGGTCTATACCAGTTCCTTCATATGCTCAGGGGCCTGACCGCGCCGGCGTTCCTATTGGCCGCGGGGTTCGGCATGGCGTTTTCATCGTGGCGCAAAAAGGACCTGCCGATAGCTGATCTGCTCAAGCAGAGGGTGTTCAGGATTCTGCCCATCCTGCTGATCGGGTATTTTCTGCACGTTCCGTACTTTTCAGCTTTCAGGATCATTGTGGGTCTTACCGGTGACGAATGGCAGCGGTTCCTGCAATGTGACATACTGCAGACCATCGGCTACACCGTGATCGGCATGCAGCTGATATTCATGCTGGTCAAAAGCACCCGGCTGAGAGCGCTTCTGTCACTGGCCGCGGCCGCCGCAATACTAGCCTTTACGCCCGTGGCACAGGCATTGAGGTCATTGCCGCTACCCCTGGTTCAGCTGGTATCGTCAGCCCGGGGTTCGCCATTTCCTCTTTTCCCCTTTGCCGCGTACCTGTTTGCCGGCGTTTTCCTTGGTTACTTATTTTTGTGGCTTGGGGAAAAAGCCAGGCCGTTCCTCATCCTTGGTTGTTTTTGTTTTATCGGCGCCGCGCTATTCGCGGCTTCGTTCACGAACGCGGCCCCGCATATTAAGTTATTCATGTTCCGGACCGGCATTCTGCTCATATTATGCAGCGTCTTTTTACTTTTCGAGAAAAACGTACACCCGGTGGTGGAATTCTTCACAACCCTGGGCCAGGAGTCCCTGGTTATCTATTACATCCATATCATGGTCGTCTACGGTTCCGCGATCAACAAGGGATTCGTTAATTACTTGGGAACGCACCTCAATACGCTTCAAAGCGTCATCGCGGCACTGGCGTTGACTGCCGTGATGATCCTGCTCGGTCTGGGTTGGTCATACATTAAAGAGAAGGACCGGGAATTCAGCCGGCTCATCCGGAACGCCCTGGCTGCCAGCGTGTTGCTGGTGTTCCTTGCCAACCCTTGA
- a CDS encoding UvrD-helicase domain-containing protein, with product MSNSLIDLNNEQRKAVNIARGPILILAGAGSGKTRVITYRIAHLISESGVKPKNILAVTFTNKAADEMKNRIYNLLTIVPNDDQGIWIRTYHSSCAKILRGAAKRIGISQNFSIYDESDQLSVVKECLKELDINSKELKPDFVLAMISRAKENLVSPQDYDPNLPAHLKSVIRSLYTLYDKKLIEYNALDFDDLIFKTVSLFKADTGVLGYYQDRFQYILVDEYQDTNRAQYAFTNLLAAKHRNLCVVGDDDQSIYSWRGAEIRNILDFEKDYPDAAVIKLEQNYRSTKNILKAASEVVKNNKQRKKKVLWSDSEAGEKIEFFEADDDNNEAAYVVRKVVELKLNGHALGGIAVFYRLNYQSRIFEEFFVQHKIPYEVIGALKFYERAEIKNILAYLRVVNNPSDGVSLKRIINLPLRNIGKETIEKVVQCQTLNHTSFFDALKAADSIPGIGQKTRQSIKDFVALMEMFLKLRTQLNLYELALRVARESGYLDSLNRGQTEEEFNRRKNVEQLLISINDYIKTNPQATLEDYLEGVSLRNDIDDWRGDANRVSLMTLHNAKGLEFDTVFITGVEDGIIPHYKSVEEDRYEEERRLMYVGITRAKKKLFLTAAAQRETYRGGYMFTRISPFVEEIPSSVFATSYVRSHQEM from the coding sequence GTGTCTAATTCACTTATCGATCTAAATAACGAACAGCGCAAGGCAGTGAACATTGCCCGGGGCCCGATCCTTATCCTGGCCGGCGCTGGCAGCGGCAAGACCCGCGTCATAACCTACCGCATCGCCCACCTCATATCTGAATCGGGTGTCAAACCCAAGAATATCCTGGCGGTCACGTTCACCAACAAGGCTGCCGATGAAATGAAAAACAGAATCTATAACCTGCTGACCATCGTCCCCAACGATGACCAGGGCATCTGGATACGGACCTACCATTCTTCCTGCGCGAAGATACTGCGTGGCGCCGCCAAGAGGATCGGCATAAGCCAGAATTTCTCGATCTATGACGAAAGCGACCAGCTTTCCGTGGTCAAAGAATGCTTGAAGGAACTCGACATCAATTCCAAGGAACTCAAGCCCGATTTTGTCCTGGCGATGATCAGCCGGGCAAAAGAGAATCTGGTGTCGCCCCAAGACTACGATCCAAACCTGCCCGCGCATCTGAAAAGCGTCATCCGTTCGCTGTATACACTGTACGACAAAAAACTCATCGAATACAACGCGCTCGATTTCGATGACCTTATATTCAAGACCGTATCCCTTTTCAAAGCGGACACCGGTGTCCTCGGTTATTACCAGGACCGTTTTCAGTACATCCTGGTGGATGAGTACCAGGATACCAACCGGGCGCAGTACGCATTCACCAACCTCCTGGCCGCGAAACACCGGAACCTCTGCGTGGTCGGCGACGATGACCAGTCGATCTATTCCTGGCGCGGGGCCGAGATCCGGAATATCCTCGATTTTGAGAAGGACTATCCCGACGCCGCGGTCATCAAACTCGAGCAGAACTATCGATCCACTAAGAACATACTCAAGGCCGCATCCGAGGTGGTCAAGAACAACAAACAGCGCAAGAAAAAGGTGCTCTGGAGCGATAGTGAGGCGGGAGAGAAGATCGAATTTTTCGAAGCTGACGACGACAACAACGAAGCCGCCTACGTTGTGCGCAAAGTGGTGGAACTCAAACTTAACGGTCATGCCCTTGGCGGCATCGCCGTTTTTTACCGTCTGAACTACCAGTCACGGATCTTCGAGGAGTTTTTCGTCCAGCACAAGATACCGTACGAGGTCATCGGTGCCCTGAAATTCTACGAACGGGCGGAGATAAAAAATATCCTGGCTTATCTGAGGGTGGTCAACAATCCCAGCGACGGCGTCAGCCTGAAACGGATCATCAACCTGCCGCTCCGCAACATTGGCAAAGAAACCATTGAAAAGGTCGTCCAGTGCCAAACCCTGAACCATACCTCGTTCTTTGACGCCCTGAAAGCTGCGGATTCGATCCCCGGCATTGGCCAGAAAACGCGCCAGAGCATAAAAGATTTTGTCGCTCTGATGGAGATGTTCCTGAAACTGCGGACGCAGCTCAACCTTTACGAACTGGCGCTGCGCGTGGCCCGGGAATCAGGCTACCTGGACAGCCTGAACCGAGGCCAGACCGAGGAAGAATTCAACCGCCGCAAGAACGTGGAACAGCTGCTCATTTCGATCAACGATTATATCAAAACCAATCCCCAGGCCACGCTCGAGGATTACCTGGAAGGCGTTTCGCTGCGCAACGACATCGACGACTGGCGCGGTGACGCGAACCGTGTTTCTCTCATGACGCTGCATAACGCCAAGGGTTTGGAATTCGACACGGTCTTCATCACCGGGGTGGAAGACGGGATCATCCCTCACTACAAATCGGTAGAAGAAGACCGGTACGAGGAAGAAAGGCGTCTCATGTATGTCGGTATCACCCGCGCCAAGAAAAAACTGTTCCTGACCGCCGCCGCTCAGCGCGAGACGTACCGCGGCGGTTACATGTTCACGCGCATCTCCCCGTTTGTCGAGGAGATCCCCTCAAGCGTGTTCGCCACGTCCTACGTGCGGTCACATCAGGAAATGTAG
- a CDS encoding C25 family cysteine peptidase: MTCIAMIGLVILGNTYTGEMRFDESMISVDRTDTLVKVRYQGLDITDQVGAPELPARSVMIALPAGAVVKDVIVTSLDSHELPGIYRVMCCRPPMILSVNRVVNAVPDAQIYFSNDPFPAQAINVTGSGICDGQLMLELMIYPVQYRPRSGKLVFHSMVRFEVNYEGGTAVPARGTMGKSLAYNSSNIPGYAATRDRGEYRYVIITNPPLDTVFQRIADWKTKKGMRACVRTKDWIVTNYPGEDNAARIRNYIKTLPDSSVEYVLLGGDTAFIPCRFAFAMTCSAGFAPGREDTLPCDLYYADLQGDWDLDNDGSYGEIEDNIDLYPDLYVGRAPVSTIAQAQRFVDKVLTYERDPATGYLDKALFTAEVLWTDPYTDQGVHKNKIGEESFPPDFQLTKLYQSLGNETKESVMTAIRDGQGLFNHDGHGWIDLISVGGWPNRIYIADFDTITNDPYNGILYSIGCWTAAFDYACVAEAYVNSPSGGGVAYIGNSSYGWGSPGNPGFGYSDRFDTRFFHSLFNEDHWHLGQALSLAKAHYIPFSREKNVYRWHQYELNLLGDPELPVWSSMPESTIVYHPQTIPLGSSTILISVRDANSGLPVAGALVCLMKGSESYAYDFTDAQGQVYLFATPASAGSFDLTVTAHNYLCAEHTVPVASGSYVNFQGWVLNDMFGNSDSIANPGEDILLSVRIKNCGTAAAQNIEMRLRDSDPLTIIPDSTAQVNYLGPGDSLLLENAFGIEIGAAPDGHAVGFDMQVVSAADTLDFSPAIMIGAPVLSIDQIDIPAAPTLPGETESLYVDVENAGHGYGHSTWAQLTSSDPYVTVAVNGSWYGEVDPESVKAATQPFVIAVSASCPASYCARLLVTFHSENYQFADTISLLIGNTGFSDDMESGTGQWTTAGSNNLWHISERRAFSPTHALYCGSETLGTYINDMDCYIQSVAFMIQPNSMLKFYRWFSVPLYGSDGIYVIVIDNRTGTADTLDFIGTGGALGLNGIQSDWFEEKYSLADYPAGETILVRIAFISDTNSIGEGFYIDNVNIEYITAVSEGDALSGDLSALGFSVFPNPFYKNLVIKYQIPSTKFQTNSKSQAALKIYDAAGRLVKQFSHLTIQPINQIIWDGADEIGRLVPAGVYFVALESGDFKQLKKVVLLK, encoded by the coding sequence ATGACGTGCATTGCGATGATCGGACTGGTGATCCTGGGGAATACCTATACCGGCGAGATGCGTTTTGATGAGTCCATGATCAGCGTTGACCGGACAGATACATTGGTCAAGGTAAGATATCAGGGTCTCGATATCACGGACCAGGTTGGTGCTCCCGAGCTGCCGGCAAGGAGCGTCATGATCGCTTTACCTGCCGGCGCCGTGGTCAAAGATGTCATCGTAACGTCGTTGGATTCTCATGAGCTGCCCGGCATATACCGGGTCATGTGCTGCCGTCCGCCCATGATCCTTTCGGTCAACCGTGTGGTCAATGCAGTTCCGGACGCGCAGATCTATTTTTCCAACGATCCCTTTCCGGCGCAGGCCATTAATGTGACCGGGTCCGGTATCTGCGACGGTCAGCTGATGCTGGAGCTAATGATCTACCCGGTTCAGTACCGCCCCAGGTCCGGAAAACTGGTATTCCATTCTATGGTCAGGTTCGAAGTCAACTATGAGGGTGGTACGGCTGTGCCCGCCCGGGGTACCATGGGTAAAAGCCTTGCCTACAACAGCAGCAATATCCCGGGTTATGCGGCGACCCGGGACCGGGGCGAATATCGTTATGTGATCATCACGAATCCGCCGCTGGATACGGTTTTTCAGCGAATTGCCGATTGGAAGACAAAGAAAGGCATGCGCGCGTGCGTGCGCACAAAAGATTGGATCGTAACCAATTATCCAGGCGAAGATAACGCGGCCAGGATCCGAAATTACATCAAAACCCTGCCGGATTCCAGCGTTGAATACGTACTGCTCGGCGGCGACACGGCGTTCATCCCGTGCCGCTTCGCGTTCGCAATGACCTGCAGCGCGGGTTTTGCGCCGGGACGCGAGGACACTTTGCCGTGCGATCTCTATTATGCGGACCTGCAAGGTGACTGGGACTTGGATAATGACGGTTCTTACGGCGAGATCGAGGACAACATCGATTTGTATCCGGATTTGTATGTCGGCCGCGCCCCGGTGAGTACGATCGCCCAGGCGCAGCGGTTCGTAGATAAAGTCCTCACTTACGAGCGCGATCCGGCGACTGGTTATCTGGACAAAGCATTGTTCACGGCCGAGGTCCTGTGGACCGATCCCTATACTGATCAGGGTGTGCATAAAAATAAGATCGGCGAGGAATCTTTTCCTCCGGATTTTCAACTGACCAAGCTCTACCAGAGCCTGGGCAATGAGACCAAAGAAAGCGTCATGACCGCGATCCGGGATGGGCAGGGGTTGTTCAACCATGACGGTCACGGCTGGATCGACCTGATATCGGTCGGCGGCTGGCCCAACCGCATCTATATCGCAGACTTCGACACGATCACCAATGATCCGTACAACGGTATCCTTTATTCGATCGGCTGCTGGACCGCGGCATTCGATTATGCCTGCGTGGCGGAAGCATACGTGAACAGCCCGTCTGGCGGGGGAGTGGCTTATATCGGCAATTCCAGTTATGGGTGGGGTTCACCGGGCAACCCCGGGTTCGGCTATTCGGACCGTTTTGACACCCGGTTCTTCCATTCGTTGTTCAATGAAGATCACTGGCATCTGGGACAGGCGCTGAGCTTGGCCAAGGCCCATTACATCCCGTTCTCGCGCGAAAAGAACGTGTACCGCTGGCATCAGTACGAGCTTAATCTGCTGGGCGACCCGGAACTGCCGGTCTGGTCCAGCATGCCCGAATCTACGATCGTATATCATCCCCAAACTATTCCCCTGGGTTCCAGTACGATCCTGATTTCGGTCCGCGACGCCAATAGCGGCCTGCCCGTGGCAGGCGCGCTCGTGTGCCTGATGAAAGGCTCTGAATCCTACGCTTATGATTTCACTGACGCGCAGGGGCAGGTATACCTTTTTGCGACCCCGGCATCCGCGGGCAGTTTTGACCTGACCGTGACCGCGCATAACTATCTTTGCGCGGAGCATACCGTGCCCGTCGCGAGTGGCAGTTATGTAAACTTCCAGGGCTGGGTCCTGAATGACATGTTCGGGAATAGCGACTCCATCGCGAACCCCGGCGAAGACATATTGCTGTCAGTGCGCATCAAAAACTGCGGCACGGCGGCAGCGCAGAACATTGAAATGCGGTTGCGCGACAGTGATCCGCTGACCATTATCCCCGACAGCACGGCGCAGGTCAATTATCTCGGACCCGGGGACTCGCTTCTGCTGGAAAACGCTTTTGGGATCGAGATTGGGGCTGCGCCCGACGGTCATGCTGTCGGGTTTGACATGCAGGTGGTCTCCGCCGCCGATACGCTGGATTTTTCCCCGGCTATTATGATCGGCGCGCCGGTTCTGTCTATTGACCAGATCGATATTCCCGCTGCACCGACCCTGCCCGGCGAAACGGAATCATTGTATGTCGATGTGGAGAACGCCGGCCATGGATACGGCCATTCAACATGGGCCCAGCTTACGTCGTCTGATCCTTATGTGACCGTTGCCGTTAACGGCTCCTGGTACGGTGAAGTCGATCCGGAAAGCGTCAAGGCGGCGACTCAGCCTTTCGTGATCGCGGTCAGTGCGTCTTGTCCGGCATCGTACTGCGCGCGTCTGCTTGTAACCTTTCATTCCGAAAATTATCAGTTCGCCGATACGATATCATTGCTGATCGGCAACACCGGCTTTTCCGATGACATGGAATCGGGCACCGGCCAGTGGACAACGGCTGGTTCGAACAACCTCTGGCACATTTCAGAAAGGAGGGCGTTCTCGCCGACCCATGCGTTGTACTGTGGCAGCGAAACACTGGGCACTTACATAAATGACATGGACTGTTATATCCAGTCGGTCGCGTTCATGATCCAGCCGAACTCCATGCTTAAGTTCTACCGTTGGTTCAGCGTTCCGCTCTACGGCAGCGACGGTATTTACGTCATTGTCATCGACAACCGCACGGGGACCGCTGACACGCTCGACTTTATCGGCACGGGCGGCGCCCTGGGATTGAACGGCATTCAAAGTGACTGGTTCGAGGAGAAGTATTCTCTCGCAGACTATCCGGCGGGAGAGACTATCCTGGTCCGGATCGCGTTCATAAGCGACACCAACAGCATCGGGGAAGGATTTTACATCGATAACGTGAATATCGAATATATCACGGCGGTCAGTGAGGGCGATGCACTATCAGGCGATCTTTCAGCACTTGGTTTTTCAGTTTTTCCTAATCCATTTTATAAAAATCTAGTTATCAAATACCAAATCCCAAGCACCAAATTCCAAACAAATTCCAAATCCCAAGCGGCACTTAAGATATACGACGCAGCTGGGCGGCTGGTAAAGCAATTTAGCCATTTAACTATTCAACCAATTAACCAGATCATTTGGGATGGTGCCGATGAAATCGGCAGGCTGGTTCCGGCTGGTGTATATTTCGTTGCGCTTGAAAGCGGTGACTTTAAACAGTTGAAAAAGGTCGTTTTGCTGAAATAG
- the xerA gene encoding site-specific tyrosine recombinase/integron integrase has product MDREEFARNVPVFIEYLQKEKNFSPHTLRSYRKDLEQFFDFLSDRAAAIVDSAAILAYISFLMKYGLDARSVARKLSALKSFFKVLRRLGRADRNPAETIRTPKTKKHLPGFLTLPQIEQGLMIENKRDRAIMEVLYSCGLRASELVGLDTGNVDFNRDEIKVRGKGNKERIVPLGQAAKTAILAYLRERNAASAALFQNKRGGRLTTRSLQRIVHKHLMRVAQVSGTHPHILRHTFATHLLENGADLRAVQELLGHASLSTVQIYTHVTTKRLKEVYKKAHPRAE; this is encoded by the coding sequence ATGGATCGAGAAGAGTTTGCCCGGAACGTGCCGGTGTTCATTGAATACCTGCAAAAGGAGAAGAATTTTTCTCCGCACACATTACGCAGTTACCGCAAAGACCTTGAGCAATTTTTTGATTTTCTTTCAGACCGCGCCGCCGCCATCGTGGACAGCGCGGCGATCCTGGCCTATATTTCATTCCTGATGAAGTACGGTCTGGATGCACGGAGCGTGGCCAGGAAACTTTCCGCGCTGAAATCCTTCTTTAAAGTACTGCGTCGCCTGGGTCGGGCAGATCGCAATCCCGCGGAAACCATAAGAACGCCGAAAACGAAGAAACATCTTCCGGGATTTCTGACCTTGCCGCAGATCGAGCAGGGTCTGATGATTGAAAATAAAAGGGACCGGGCGATCATGGAAGTCCTCTATTCTTGCGGTCTGCGCGCGAGCGAACTGGTCGGACTGGACACCGGTAATGTCGACTTCAACCGCGATGAAATCAAGGTACGCGGCAAGGGGAACAAAGAAAGGATCGTGCCGCTGGGCCAGGCCGCGAAGACCGCCATCCTGGCATATTTGAGAGAACGTAACGCGGCCAGCGCGGCCTTGTTCCAGAACAAACGCGGCGGGCGCTTGACCACAAGATCTCTCCAGCGGATCGTCCATAAACATCTCATGAGAGTAGCTCAGGTCTCGGGGACCCATCCGCATATTCTCCGGCACACATTTGCCACACACCTGTTGGAGAACGGCGCCGACCTGAGGGCGGTTCAGGAACTGCTGGGCCACGCATCATTGTCGACCGTCCAGATCTATACCCACGTGACGACAAAACGGCTCAAAGAAGTATATAAGAAAGCTCATCCCCGGGCCGAATGA
- a CDS encoding aminotransferase class V-fold PLP-dependent enzyme, which yields MEEIRELFPITKDLVYFDHASTGPMTAPARKAIEECIDVYTRRAQFDFSAYFSKLARCRLTVARLIGAEPEEIAFVTNTSEGVYIALINIPLRPDDKVLVMDEVFPTVRYVTDYNIPQAQKIYVPMCGRDPVDALHPHVDNNVKAVVIDLVQFATGEMVDLPRLSAFLDENDISLVVDGMQAIGSLNMKVSDANIDFLACGASKWLFCPNGIGFLYVNQKKFGTLNKLHTGWLGASWKSFEDFAVNPPLFEDARMFEQGTRNVIGISALSANCKLLHDQGLVNVENRIQQVKTALRKGLGNMGYDILTPASGRQSGIITARPDRMKHHDVRQLYDSLKDNKIVVSLRNQAIRFSPHFYNTTEEVNIILDILKK from the coding sequence TTGGAAGAGATCAGAGAACTGTTCCCGATAACTAAAGATCTGGTCTATTTTGATCACGCCTCGACCGGCCCCATGACCGCGCCCGCGAGAAAGGCAATCGAAGAATGCATTGACGTTTACACGCGCCGGGCGCAATTCGATTTCAGCGCTTATTTTTCAAAACTGGCGCGCTGCCGCCTGACCGTGGCCCGTCTGATCGGTGCCGAACCCGAGGAGATCGCATTCGTCACCAATACCTCGGAAGGCGTTTACATCGCCCTCATCAACATCCCCCTGCGCCCGGACGATAAGGTCCTGGTCATGGATGAGGTCTTTCCGACCGTGCGGTATGTCACGGACTACAATATCCCCCAGGCGCAAAAGATCTACGTACCCATGTGCGGCCGGGATCCGGTCGATGCCCTGCACCCCCATGTCGACAACAATGTCAAAGCCGTGGTGATAGATCTGGTACAGTTCGCCACCGGTGAAATGGTGGATCTGCCCAGACTGAGTGCGTTCCTTGATGAAAACGACATATCGCTCGTGGTTGACGGCATGCAGGCGATCGGCTCGCTCAACATGAAAGTGTCTGATGCCAATATTGATTTTCTCGCTTGCGGCGCTTCAAAATGGCTGTTCTGCCCGAACGGGATCGGGTTTTTGTACGTGAACCAAAAAAAATTCGGAACGCTCAACAAGCTGCATACGGGATGGCTCGGGGCAAGCTGGAAAAGTTTTGAGGATTTCGCGGTAAATCCGCCTTTGTTCGAGGACGCCCGGATGTTCGAGCAGGGTACCAGGAATGTCATCGGCATCAGCGCGCTGAGCGCCAACTGCAAGCTGTTACACGATCAGGGTCTGGTCAATGTCGAAAACCGCATCCAGCAGGTCAAAACCGCTCTGCGCAAGGGTTTGGGAAATATGGGGTATGATATCCTGACGCCGGCTTCCGGCCGGCAGTCAGGTATTATAACGGCCCGGCCCGACCGAATGAAGCACCACGATGTCAGGCAGCTCTATGATTCGCTCAAGGACAACAAGATCGTCGTGTCATTACGCAACCAGGCGATCCGTTTTTCACCGCATTTTTACAATACCACAGAAGAGGTCAACATAATCCTCGATATCCTGAAGAAGTAA
- a CDS encoding Lrp/AsnC ligand binding domain-containing protein — MPVAAYMLINTNTGAESAVVKGLKKIKGIKYAHVVTGLHDVICYAQGKDLNELKGIIIKKIRGVKGIQRTVTCMAFDAGK, encoded by the coding sequence ATGCCAGTTGCGGCATATATGCTGATCAATACGAATACCGGCGCGGAATCGGCGGTTGTCAAAGGGCTCAAGAAGATCAAAGGTATAAAATACGCCCATGTCGTCACCGGTCTTCACGACGTGATATGCTATGCCCAGGGTAAAGACCTGAATGAACTAAAAGGGATCATTATCAAAAAGATCCGTGGAGTCAAAGGGATACAGCGCACCGTGACATGCATGGCATTTGACGCCGGCAAGTAA